TAAGAAATTGAAGTTAACATGAAAGCGTTATAAATAATTAAGTTAGTAATTATATAACAGCTTTATAAAAGAAGATGATAAGGATGTGTTAGAATGCAGTATAAGTTGCTGGTATTGGATTTAGATGATACCTTGCTTAATAAAAATCATGAGATAACAGAAGAAACCAAAAAGACTATACTTAAAGTGAAAGAAAAAGGAGTAGAGCTAGTTATTGCTACAGGAAGAATGTATTGTTCCGCCCTTCCTTACTTGAAAGAATTAAGTGTTCCAGGAGCAGCTATTACATATAATGGTGCTTATATAAAAGATTATCTAAAGGATGAACTTATCTATCATCAAGCAGTAGATCTTAAGATAGCCAGAGTAATTTTGGAAGAGGCAGAAAAAGCAGATCTATATACTAATATCTATATTGATGATAAATTATTTGTAGAGAAAAAGAACGAGTTAAGTGATTTATATACGGAAATCTCTGATGTTGAGGCAGAGCCTGTAGGTAGATTACTGGACTTTATACATACTGACCCAACAAAAATATTGTTTATAGAAAAAGATCTAGAAAAGTTGAAATATTATAAAGAATATTTTCAAGAAGAATATAAGGGGACCATTGCAGTGACAAGATCTAAGGATTTTTATCTAGAAATTATGGATCCTGCTGTTTCAAAAGGAAGTGCTATAAAAAAGGTGGCAGATAAGTCTGGTATATCTCTAGAGGAAGTTGTGGCTATAGGAGATGGCTGGAATGACCTGGAGATGATAAAAGCTGCTGGACTTGGTGTGGCAATGGGGAATGCTGATGAAGAGATAAAAAAACAGGCTGATATGCTAGCCCCTGAGCATGATAAAGAAGGCGTCAGTACAGCATTAAAAGAGATATTTAATTTATAATTATCTCTAGCTTACATAGTTTCTAGGCTTCCATATAAAAGAGGAAGTTAAAATAATATTACAGGTTATTCAAATTATTATAGAGGAGTAGGTATAATGGAGAAGATTAAATTAGAGTATGGGGACAAACACCTTGAGTTTGACTTTCCCTTTAAGTACAAGCTATTGGAAACAGGTTCAACTGGGAGGGAAATTATTGACTGGGAGGAGAAGATAAGAGAATCATTTTCAAATCCTATAGAGTCTCCTACGCTAAGCGAGATAGTAGAAAAAGATAAAATTCAAAAGGTTCTTATTCTGGTAAATGATATAACCAGACCTCTTAATTATGATATTGTATTACAACCTATGCTTGATGAATTAGAGGATGCTGGTATAGATAGTAATAATATTACACTATTAATTGCAACAGGCATGCATCGGGCTATGACTGCTGAAGAAGTTGAAAAGATGTTAGGTCAAGGTATTGCTAAAAAATATAAATGGGTAAATCATGATTGTGAAGCTAAGCTTGAAGATTATGGTTCTTTAAGCCATGATGTCCCTTTATATCTCAATTCTTTAGTAAAAGAAACTGATCTCCTTTGCGCCGTAGGGGTAGTTGCACCTCATTATATGGCCGGTTTCTCCGGGGGAAGAAAATCACTACTTCCTGGTGTTTGTGGTAGGGAAACAATAGAGGCCCATCATTCTTTAATGCGTTTACCTGGTTCGAAAACTGCTAATTTAGAGGGAAATCCTTTTCATCAGGTCACAATAGAAGCAGCGAAAATAGCTAATTTAAGATTCATCTCTAACCTGGTTGTTGATAGTCAAAATGAACCTGTTGATTTAGTAGTAGGAGACTGGCTAAAAGCCTGGGAAAAAGGTGTTGAAATATGCAAAAAAGCTTCAGTTATAGAACTAGAGGAAGCAGCAGATATTGTAATTGTTAGTGCCGGTGGCTTTCCAAAAGATATTAATATGTATCAGGCACAAAAAGCACTAGAAAATGCCTCATATGCTGTTAAAGATGGAGGTTTAATCTTTTTACTGGCTGAGTGTAGAGAGGGCTTAGGTGAAGATGTTTTTGAGGACTGGCTTGAAGAGGCCTCTGATCCAGAATATTTAGAAGAGAGAATTGAACAGGAATTCAAACTTGGTGGTCACAAAGCCTTTGCTATAGCTAGAGTGGCTAAAAACCATTCTCTATACTTATATAGTAGCTTGTCTGCGGAAATCACTAAAAATGCCTTCATGGATAAAATTGAAAACATTGAGGATTTTATAAGTAATAAAATTGAGGATGACAGTATAATTTACATCATACCACATGGGGCTAATACCGTGCCATATTTAAAATAAGCTGAGTTCTTTATATTATTCTTTGGATTCGTTAAATTGGAAGATGATAAGAATTTTAAAAAAACAGCCTAAATCTAGGTTGTTTTTTTCTCCCTATAATTTTTAGGGTAAATGATATAATTTCTATGGTTGTACATAGAGTAGAAAAATAATAAAATTAGAAATAGATTAAAAATTAAGAAAAAAGAATAAACCGGTTTTGGAAAACTAGTTTATTCAAAAAACAAAGGGGGAGAAGTTTTGAAAAAGTTTACTGTTGTTTTGGTGTTATTGGTCTTACTTATGCTAGTAAGTGCTAGCGCGATGGCGGATGATCTCTATGAGATCGATGTATTCATAGCAGATGCTTTACCTGATTATCCTGGTTCTACAATAATTGGTGATATTATTAGGGAAGAAAGCGGTGTTAAACTTAACAGAGAATATTTAGTAGGTGACCTGGAAACAAGAATTG
This region of Halanaerobiaceae bacterium ANBcell28 genomic DNA includes:
- the larA gene encoding nickel-dependent lactate racemase, with the protein product MEKIKLEYGDKHLEFDFPFKYKLLETGSTGREIIDWEEKIRESFSNPIESPTLSEIVEKDKIQKVLILVNDITRPLNYDIVLQPMLDELEDAGIDSNNITLLIATGMHRAMTAEEVEKMLGQGIAKKYKWVNHDCEAKLEDYGSLSHDVPLYLNSLVKETDLLCAVGVVAPHYMAGFSGGRKSLLPGVCGRETIEAHHSLMRLPGSKTANLEGNPFHQVTIEAAKIANLRFISNLVVDSQNEPVDLVVGDWLKAWEKGVEICKKASVIELEEAADIVIVSAGGFPKDINMYQAQKALENASYAVKDGGLIFLLAECREGLGEDVFEDWLEEASDPEYLEERIEQEFKLGGHKAFAIARVAKNHSLYLYSSLSAEITKNAFMDKIENIEDFISNKIEDDSIIYIIPHGANTVPYLK
- a CDS encoding Cof-type HAD-IIB family hydrolase, which codes for MQYKLLVLDLDDTLLNKNHEITEETKKTILKVKEKGVELVIATGRMYCSALPYLKELSVPGAAITYNGAYIKDYLKDELIYHQAVDLKIARVILEEAEKADLYTNIYIDDKLFVEKKNELSDLYTEISDVEAEPVGRLLDFIHTDPTKILFIEKDLEKLKYYKEYFQEEYKGTIAVTRSKDFYLEIMDPAVSKGSAIKKVADKSGISLEEVVAIGDGWNDLEMIKAAGLGVAMGNADEEIKKQADMLAPEHDKEGVSTALKEIFNL